A window of the Lolium perenne isolate Kyuss_39 chromosome 7, Kyuss_2.0, whole genome shotgun sequence genome harbors these coding sequences:
- the LOC127312775 gene encoding uncharacterized protein, giving the protein MGAVASTVAARFAFFPPSPPSYGVEPPPSPAAAAADGAVVELSGVPRRGGVEARRLPTKRGTEVVAMYVRQPGARLTLLYSHGNAADLGQMYELFVELSSHLNVNLMGYDYSGYGQSSGKPSEQNTYADIEAAYRCLIETYGTSEENIILYGQSVGSGPTLDLASRLPHLRAVVLHSPISSGLRVMYPVKHTYWFDIYKNIDKVPLVKCPVLVIHGTADDVVDCTHGRALWELSKVKYEPLWVKGGNHCNLELYPEYIKHLKKFVSAIEKSPPLKDESPESSGPSDLDTGSESMESSRRSTDVREKSRSSTDHRRSTDQREKPRGSVDRRDKSRKSVDHPDKPRPSVDQPDKPRKSIDRFGGMMRSVKLCNIDCFKVTSTSGS; this is encoded by the exons ATGGGCGCCGTCGCCTCCACGGTGGCGGCGCGCTTCGCCTTCTTCCCGCCCTCCCCGCCCTCCTACGGCGTCGAGCCGCCGCCCTCgcccgcggccgccgccgccgacggcgCGGTGGTGGAGCTCAGCGGGGTGCCCCGCCGCGGCGGCGTCGAGGCGCGCCGGCTGCCCACCAAGCGCGGCACGGAGGTCGTCGCCATGTACGTGCGCCAGCCCGGGGCGCGCCTCACCCTGCTCTACTCCCACGGCAACGCCGCCGACCTGGGCCAGATGTACGAGCTCTTCGTCGAGCTCAGCTCCCACCTCAACGTCAACCTCATGGG TTACGATTATTCTGGGTATGGGCAATCTTCTGGGAAG CCAAGTGAGCAGAATACATATGCAGATATAGAGGCTGCTTATAGGTGTCTCATAGAAACTTATGGTACCTCTGAGGAGAACATCATTCTGTATGGTCAATCAGTCGGCAGTGGTCCTACTCTGGATTTGGCTTCTCGTTTGCCTCATTTAAGAGCAGTTGTTCTACACAGCCCAATTTCATCTGGGTTGAGAGTAATGTATCCTGTGAAACATACATACTGGTTTGACATATATAAG AACATTGACAAAGTTCCATTGGTCAAATGTCCTGTGTTAGTAATCCAT GGTACAGCTGATGACGTTGTGGACTGTACTCATGGGAGAGCACTGTGGGAACTCTCGAAAGTAAAGTATGAGCCTCTGTGGGTTAAAGGGGGAAACCATTGTAATTTGGAGCTCTATCCGGAATACATTAAGCACCTAAAGAAGTTCGTCTCAGCCATAGAGAAGTCACCACCACTGAAAGATGAATCTCCAGAAAGCTCAGGTCCTTCAGATCTCGATACGGGATCTGAAAGTATGGAGAGTTCAAGGAGAAGCACGGATGTCAGGGAAAAATCAAGGTCAAGCACTGATCACAGGCGGAGCACGGACCAACGGGAGAAACCAAGGGGCAGCGTAGATAGGAGGGATAAAAGCAGAAAGAGTGTAGATCATCCTGACAAGCCGAGGCCTAGTGTGGATCAACCTGATAAACCAAGGAAAAGCATTGACCG GTTTGGAGGGATGATGAGGTCTGTCAAATTGTGCAATATTGACTGCTTCAAAGTAACTTCCACTTCTGGGAGCTGA